The genomic interval CTCGCTGCGCTGGCTGATGGCGCAGGGTCGGCGTGGTGTGGCGGGCGTGTTCCCGGCCACCGAAACGGGCCAGGCGCAGGAAATGGCATTCCGCCAGCAGGCCGTCGCCGTCGGGTTCTCGCCGCAGGCGGTTTATACGTTTTCGACAGCGCAGGAGGCCCAGCAGATCGTGGCGCAGGCCATGCCCAATATCCAGCGCGGCATGATCGACGCGCTGGTGCTGCCCGACCGGGCGACGGCCCCCAATTTCGGCGCGCTGCTGGCACAGGCCGGCGTCACCAATGAGCAGGTGCAGATTGTCGGCTCGGCTGAATGGGATGGTGATCCGGGAATCATGTCGTCGGCAGGGTTAAGCGGGGCGATCTATCCGGCGGTTGATCCGTCCGGGATGGCGGCGATCAGCGGGGACTATCAGCGCCAGTTTGGTGGCCACCCCAATGGGCTGGCGACGATTGCCTATACGGCGACGATCCTGGCCAATGTGAATACGCTGTCCATGGCCAATCCGCCCTATAATCCGGGGCTGATGACGAGCAGCACCGGCTTTAACGGGCGCGATGGGGTGTTTCGGTTTTTGAGCAATGGCCGGGCGGAATATGCGCTGGCGATCAAGAAGGTTGGGCCCGGTGGAGCGCAGGTCTTGGAGGGGGGCAAGCTTTAGGGGCCACCAAGGCTTCCACTTCTGGGGCGTGGCAGGCGCGGTGTGCGACATAACCATGCAAGCAAAAAGGCCCCGCGGGTGCGGGGCCAGAATTGGCGGACTTGCCGAGATGATCAGCGGGCCAAGGGCGCAGTGCGCTTGGTGGCGACCGGGGCGAATATCTTCACGGTGCCTGGCGCTGGACCGACATGTTTCTCGACAGTCACCAACCGGGTTGATGCCTTGCCACCGTTCCCACTGACGGGGAGCCCGCCGTAGTCGGCGCAGGCTGCAGTAACGACCGCGTCAGAGGGCGCGCTGCCATCGTCAAGAACTCCGACCGTAATGCCGTCATTGCACATCCAGCTAACGGTACCGTCCTGCCAATAATGCAGCTTGTAGGCCTGCGCCTGTGCCACGGATGCCAGTGCGATTGCGGCGATTGATGCGGCGGTGATGATGGCTTTCTTGTTCATGATTGTCCCTCTGTGTTGAATGCCTGGGCAGATTGAGGGGCGCCTCTTGAATTGCAGGTGAGCCAGCCGTTCATTTTCACGTCATCTGCGGTCTAACCGACACGTCGTCGGTCCACGCATAAGCGAAAAGCTCTCTTGTCCAGATGACTGCTCGCGGCCATAAGCTCCGCCAAATCAGGCACATGAGCACCGCTTCGGTGATGGTTGCCGTTGCAGAGGAAGGTGCGCATGAGCGTCAGGAATCTCTATTTAGCGGCTGCCGTGCTTGGAACGGTCGTTCCCTGGCTGTTTTTTGGCTCCTTCTTCTCCCAGAATGGGCCCGATATTCCGCTCTTTTTGCAATCCCTGTTCGTGAACGGGGCAGCCGGTGGCTTCTCGGCAGATGTGCTGATTTCGATTGCCGTATTTTGGCTATGGTCATGGCGCGATGCCGCAAAGCACGATGTGGCGCGCTGGTGGCTGGTTCTGCCGGCAAGTTTCTTTGTCGGGCTATCGCTAGCGCTACCGCTTTATTTCTATTTGCGTGAGCGCAACTGAAACCTCGCAAAATCGGGAACGCCGATATTGCGGACCGTTCCGCGATATAGACCGGCTGTCTATGCCATTGGATAGAAGCCGGTCTGCGTTCTGCGTCAGCAGATCAGGCAGCCAGGTCCGCGACCACGGCGTCCAGCACCGGAAAGCCCTTGTCGGTCACCCGCAGATTGCCGTTGGGGAGGGTTTCGACGAAGCCGTAGCCTTTGAGGGTGTCGATCTGGGTGCGGGAAATCTGGCGGCCGGAGATCGCGGTGAAGCGGGCCGGGGAAATGCCTTCCTTGAGACGCAGGCCCATGACGAGGAACTCGTCGCCCTGTTCTTCCCAAGTCAGAATATCGTCGACGACCATGCCGTGGCCCTTGGAGACGACGTTTTTCTGCCAATCGAAGGGCATTTTTTCGGCGGCTGTGGCGTGGCGCTGATTGTTGATCATCAGACGACCATGGGCGCCCGGACCGATGCCGGCATATTCGCCATACCGCCAGTAGAGCATGTTGTGCGAGCTTTCCTGGCCCGGACGGGCATGGTTGGAAATCTCGTAGGCGGGCAGGCCCGCGGCAGCGGTGAGTTCGGCGGTCATCTCATAGAAATCGGCCGCCAGATCCTCATTGGGCATCTTGAGCTTGCCGGCCCGGTGCAGGTCGAAATAGCGCGTGCCCTGCTCGATGGTCAGCATATAGAGGCTGATATGGCCCTGGGCGAGCCAGAGGCCTTCCTTGAGCTCGTCTTCCCAATCTTCGAGCGTCTGCTTGGGACGGCCATAGATCAGGTCAAAGCTGGAGCGATCAAACACCGACTGCGCGATGCGCACGGCCGCGATGGCCTCATCGACAGAGTGACGACGGCCGAGCTCGGCCAGAGGCCCTTCGCGCAGCGATTGGACGCCCAGCGAGACGCGATTGACGCCGGCGGAGCGATAGCCCCGGAAACGGTCGACTTCGACGCTGGTCGGATTGGCTTCGAGTGTGATCTCGGCATTGCGGCCGATGGTCC from Devosia sp. 2618 carries:
- a CDS encoding penicillin-binding protein activator; amino-acid sequence: MTFDRKARRGLVRAFGAVSLLALSACAPMQFGSRTLDLGGPIGPSSDTGGLTPAQPGLQTPIAMPNGPTQSFGRGPVKVSLLLPLSGDPASASVGQSLANASRLAISFVEANPNIAENITITLRDTGTSAQGASSAASAAVADGSRLILGPLQADQVMAAGAVARSAGLPLIGFSNNPGAAGQGVYLLSVLPEMEMKRSLRWLMAQGRRGVAGVFPATETGQAQEMAFRQQAVAVGFSPQAVYTFSTAQEAQQIVAQAMPNIQRGMIDALVLPDRATAPNFGALLAQAGVTNEQVQIVGSAEWDGDPGIMSSAGLSGAIYPAVDPSGMAAISGDYQRQFGGHPNGLATIAYTATILANVNTLSMANPPYNPGLMTSSTGFNGRDGVFRFLSNGRAEYALAIKKVGPGGAQVLEGGKL
- a CDS encoding DUF2834 domain-containing protein, which produces MSVRNLYLAAAVLGTVVPWLFFGSFFSQNGPDIPLFLQSLFVNGAAGGFSADVLISIAVFWLWSWRDAAKHDVARWWLVLPASFFVGLSLALPLYFYLRERN
- the hemW gene encoding radical SAM family heme chaperone HemW — encoded protein: MSNSPNDMFGVYVHWPFCASKCPYCDFNSHVHRGPFDEIDYVAAYEREIAYTASLTPGRVVQSIFFGGGTPSMMNPQSTGRIIDAIAKHWTIGRNAEITLEANPTSVEVDRFRGYRSAGVNRVSLGVQSLREGPLAELGRRHSVDEAIAAVRIAQSVFDRSSFDLIYGRPKQTLEDWEDELKEGLWLAQGHISLYMLTIEQGTRYFDLHRAGKLKMPNEDLAADFYEMTAELTAAAGLPAYEISNHARPGQESSHNMLYWRYGEYAGIGPGAHGRLMINNQRHATAAEKMPFDWQKNVVSKGHGMVVDDILTWEEQGDEFLVMGLRLKEGISPARFTAISGRQISRTQIDTLKGYGFVETLPNGNLRVTDKGFPVLDAVVADLAA